The Dromaius novaehollandiae isolate bDroNov1 chromosome 34, bDroNov1.hap1, whole genome shotgun sequence genome contains the following window.
GGGAGTGAGCCGCTTCATGCAGAGCGAGAAGTGTAAGCCGGCCCCGTCGCTCCGGGACGCCTGCAGCCGGCCCTGGCTGGCGACCTTCGGGCTTTCCGGAGACTTTTGGGTGGCTTTGGCACCGTTTCGGCTCTCCCTACATCAAGGGAAGGCGTTTCTAAGCCCTCGTTTCCCCCTGCGCAGGTCGGAACGTCGTGTGTATGGTGGGAGCCGGGATTTCGACGTGTGAGTACAGCAGGTTCCTTCCGCGGGGGCCGGCTCCCGCCAGGTTTGGCTGCTCCTGGCCCTCTGTGGTCTCTTTTTGCTCCTCtgtgctgaaatgcagctggttTTGGGGCAGAACTGGCGTAAAACGCTCTGCTAGGCCCTTTCCGTGCCTCACCGGCACCGTCTGGGCACACAGAGGGTAGAAATGGGGAAGGGGAAAGCGCTGAGGGGGGGCTAGAAAGCGCTCGGCCCGCTCGGGTCCCCGCGGGCCCTGACGCGCCGCCTCTGCGCCCGCAGCCGCGGGGATCCCCGATTTCCGCTCGCCCGGCACCGGCCTTTACGCCAACCTGCAGAGCTACAACCTCCCCTACCCCGAGGCCATCTTCGAGATCAACTTCTTCAAGGTACCGGGGGGCCCCCAGCgcaggggggggaaagggggggccTCCGGCAGCCCTGAGACCGGCGTCTTCCCCCGCAGCAACACCCGGAGCCCTTCTTCGCCCTCGCCAAGGAGCTCTACCCGGGGCAGTTCAAGGTAACGCCGGACCGTAGCTAGTTAGGACTTAAAACCGCGGATATTGGGGTTTTTCGCAGCTTTTAAGGGGTATTTTTGCGTTCTGCTCTTGCCTGGGCCCTTTTTGGGCTTTGCTGTGGTGTCTGGGTTCCCCGCAGCCCCCCAAGTCTTGAGGCATGGGGGGGTTTCTCCCCCCACCGCCAAAAAACGCGCGTGGGTGACGCGGCATCCGGCCGCGCGCTCTTTTCCAGCCCACGGTGTGTCACTACTTCATGCGGCTGCTCAAGGAGAAGGGCCTGCTGCTGCGCTGCTACACCCAGGTACGGACCGCCGGCCCTTCCCGGGGGGGGGACGGCCCCCGGTGTCCCCCGCGGAGGGGACAGGGCCGGCGCTGAGCCACGCGCTCCGCAGAACATCGACACGCTGGAGCGCGTGGCCGGGCTGGAGCCGGACGAGCTGGTGGAGGCCCACGGCACCTTCTTCACCTCCCACTGCCTCCGCTCCTCCTGCCGCCAGCAGTACAGCCTCGACTGGATGAAAGGTACCCGcgggggggcccccccggccccgcggcccccccgggttGTCCCTGAGCGCGGGGAGGGGTCCTCCGGGGCCGGAGACGGGGATCGTCCGGGCCCTGCAGCTCACTCTGCTCCTTTTTTCGCTGCAGGATCttaataaaaacctttttttcttccgTTTTCCCTTCGTTtccctctgtccccccccccccaaaacagcccccccaAACCCGCCGCTGACCTCTGCCCCCCCTGTTTTCCAGAGCGGATTTTCTCGTCTCTGATCCCCAAATGTGAGAAGTGTCAGAGCTTGGTGAAACCAGGTGAGCGGGAGGGAGGtgggcgcccggggcggggggtccaCGCCCCCCTCCCCTGCGCCACCGGGGGGGCcgccaccccccccacccccccagcgctgccgctCTTCCTCCCAGACATCGTCTTCTTCGGCGAGAGCCTGCCCTCGCGCTTCTTCACCCTGCTGCAGTCGGTGAGtggcgccgggggggccgaggggggggcgccggggggggccgccggcggcctCGCTGCcacgcgtccccccccccccccgcggcaggaCTTCCAGAAGGTCGATCTGCTCCTCGTCATGGGCACCTCGCTGCAGGTGCAGCCCTTCGCCTCCCTCGTCGGCAGgtccgcgcccccccggccccccccgccccccccaaaacgtccccgtgcccccccccccgaccgcTCCCCTCTCTGCCACCGCAGGGTCCCCAGCAGCACCCCCCGGCTCCTCATCAACAAGGAGAAGACGGGGCAGGTGAGGGGGGGCAGATTGGGGGCATCGGGGGGCGGTTGAGCcggggggggcattgggggggcAAACTGGGGGCATCGGGGGGCGGTTGAGCCGGGGGGGGCATCGGGGGGGCAGATTGGAGGCATTGGGGGGCGATTGAGGCcggggggggcattggggggcAGATTGGGGGCATCAGGGGTGGTtgaggctggggggggcattgggggggcAAACTGGGGGCATCGGGGGGCGGTTGAGCCGGGGGGGGGCATCGGGGGGGGCGATTGGAGGCATCGGGGGGGCGGTTGAGGGtggggggggcattggggggcAGATTGGGGGCATTGGGGGCGGttgaggccgggggggggcatTAGGGGGCAGGTGAGGGGGCATCGGGGGGGCAATtgaggctggggggggcattGGGGGCAACTGaggctgggggggccatggggggggcagATGCTGCTGGCCCCCCTCACCCTAtatcccccccccggtgcagaGTGACCCCTTCATGTCCCTCATGGGCTTCGGCAGCGGCATGGACTTCGACTCGGACAAGGCCTACAGGcacggggggggtcccggggtgctgggggggggggcaggtgctgggggggggcccagggtgctggcagcggcgggggggcACAAGCANNNNNNNNNNNNNNNNNNNNNNNNNNNNNNNNNNNNNNNNNNNNNNNNNNNNNNNNNNNNNNNNNNNNNNNNNNNNNNNNNNNNNNNNNNNNNNNNNNNNNNNNNNNNNNNNNNNNNNNNNNNNNNNNNNNNNNNNNNNNNNNNNNNNNNNNNNNNNNNNNNNNNNNNNNNNNNNNNNNNNNNNNNNNNNNNNNNNNNNNcccccagtgtccccatgtcccccctgggCCCTGCCCCTTTCCCCACTCACGGCCCAGGCTCCGCCCCCTAGGCCCAGGCCCCGCCCATTCTTCCTTCTCTGgggggccaggccccgcccccaggccctCATCCtgcccctttccccttccctgggGTTCAGGCTCCGccccccaggcccaggccccgccccttcccaTTTCTGGTGttcaggccccgcccccaggccaaGTCCCGCCCCCTAGGCCCAGGCCCCGCCTCTTGTCTTCACTGTTCTTCAGGCCCCACCCTCCTATATACAAaccctgcccccaggccccgccccctaggcccaggccccgccccctggggcCCTGCTGAGGGCGGGGGGTCTGAGCTGCCCCTGGGGCTGGGAGCAGTGActgcgggggggacacgggggggtgggggggacattGCAGGTGACCAGGGGACTCTGGTGCTGGTAATGGGGGGGGGGACCCAGAGAGGGACGTGGGGTCCCCGTCCCTGTCACCATCACCTCTGTGTCCACGTGGCCTGTCACGCCTGTGGCCCCTTGCGcttgtgtccccgtgtccccagccccgGGTGGCCCCTTGCActtgtgtccccgtgtccccagccccgGGTGGCCCCTCGTGctcgtgtccccgtgtccccagccaGCACGCAGCTGCGGGGAAGACGCTCCCCgagcgccggggctggggcctgaacaccccccccccaatgacgtccctgtccccatctctgTACCCCCCCAGCACTgacgtccctgtccccatccgtgtccccccccgggctgttggggggccctggggccccTCCCTGCTGGAGCTGCCCCCTCCCTGAGCCGCCCGGGGTGTCACGAGCTCTGCCCCGTCTCagccctggggccggggggggtccccgggtCTTTCCGGGGTGCTCAAGgtggggggcagccccccccggGACACCCCACCTGCCCAAGGGCTTTTTAAAAGTCTGGTTTTTTAATgcaagttctgtttttcttttttcttttcctgatgttTCTGCAATGAAAAGTTTTTGCACAAACCGGCGCCTGGCCGTGCCCTGCCtttgcgcccccccccccctccccggcccctgcCTCGCTGGGGGGGCCCTGTCCAGcgtggggacaccggggggggggctgcctggtttgggggggggggttattggGGGTCCTGCCCATTGTGGCAGTCTGGGGGGGACCTTTCTGGTTTGGAGGGGGGTCTATTGGGGGCCCTGCCCATTGTGGCAGTCTGGGGGGGACCTttctggtttgggggggggtctaTTGGGGGTCCTGCCCATTGTGGCAGTCTGGGGGGGACCTTTCTGGTTTGGGGGGGGTCTATTGGGGGCCCTGCCTGGTTTGGGGGGGGCCTCTGGGGGGTCCTGTCTGGTTTGGAGACCCCCATGGGGGGGCTCTGCCttgtttggggggtcctggggggtcctgtcTGGCTTGGGAACCCCTATGGGGAGGCCCTGCCTTGtttgggggggggccctggggggtcctGTCTGATTTGGGGACCCCCATGGGGGCCCTGCCTGGtttgggggggttctggggggtccTGTCTGGTTTAGGGACCCCCGTGGGGGGTCCTGCCTGGTTTGGGGGGGGCTCTAGGGGGTCCTGCCTGGtttgggggggctctgggggggtcctgCCCGTtgtgggggtcgggggggggccgTGACACCGGCGGGCCCTGCGGTTGTTTTGGTGGGGGGGCGTGCCGGAAGTCGGAGGCGCCGCGCGGGGcgtgccgggagctgtagttccgcCTCCCCTTGCCCCGCGCAGGGCATGCCGGGAGCTGTAGGCCCGCCCTGTCTCCCCCGCGGTGCGTGCCGGGAGTTGTAGTTCCGCCCCCGCGCGGGgcatgccgggagctgtagttccatcccccgccccggggcagcggTACTcccccgtgcacacgcgtgtgctcaCATGTGCACACACGTCTCCATGCACACACCCATGTCCCCATGCACACGCATGTCCCCCACGCACACCCGTGTCCCCACGCACACCCGTGTCCCCACGCACACACATGTCCCCCACGCACACACGTCCCCCATGCACACATGTCCGCATGCACACACGTCCCCCATGCACACACGCATGTCCCCATGCACACGCATGCCCCTCCATGCACCCATGTCCCCACGCACACACATCCTCCGCACACCCATGTCCCCATGCACACCCATGtccccacgcacacacacgcccccacgcacacacatgtcccccatgcacacacacatgtccCCATGCACAGATGTcccccacgcacacacatgtCCCCATGCACACGCATGTcccccacgcacacacatgtCCCCCATGCACACACGTCCCCCCATGCACACCCGTGTCCCCACGCACACACATGTCCCCATGCACACCCGTGTCCCCACGCACACCCGTGTCCCCATGCACACGTCCCCCATGCACACGCATGTCCCCATGCACACATGTCcgccatgcacacacacatgtcccccacgcacacacatgtccccatgcacacgcgtgtccccatgcacacgcgtgtccccacGCACACACATGTCCCCATGCACACCCGTGTCCCCACGCACACACGTGTCcccatgcacacgcgtgtccccacGCACACACATGTCCCCATGCACACCCGTGtccccatgcacacacatgtccccatgcacacgcgtgtccccacGCACACACgtccccccatgcacacacatgtccccatgcacacacatgtcCCCCACGCACACACGTCCCCCCATGCACACCCGTgtccccacgcacacacacatgtccCCACGCACACACATGTCCCCACGCACACACGTGTCCCCACGCACACGTCCCCCATGCACACACgtccccccatgcacacacatgtcccccacgcacacacatgtccccacgcacacacatgtcccccacgcacacacatgtCCCCATGCACACCCGTGTCCCCACGCACACCCGTGTCCCCATGCACACCCGTGTCCCCCATGCACACCCGTCGCGCCGCGCATGCGCaccaccccccaccccgcgcGAGCGGCCCCTTTAAGGCGCGGGCGGACTACCCGTCCCGGCATGCCCCGCGCGCGGCCGTTATGTaagcgcggggcgggcgcgcgcgcggcgcaggggggggcggggggctgcgctgagggggcggcggcggcgcgggccgggccgggccgggggggggggcggcgcgcgggtaacggcggcggcgggggggggcggcggcggcggcggcggcgccatgtCGGCGCGGCGGCAGTGGTGCTACCTGTGCGACCTGCCCAAGATGCCGTGGGCCGTGGTGTGGGACTTCAGCGAGGCCGTGTGCCGCGGCTGCGTCAACTTCGAGGGCGCCGACCGCATCGAGCCGCTGctggaggcggcgcggcgcctccgccacagccacggccacggccacggccacggcgccgccgaggcccgcccgccgccgcggcccgcccgcgacgcgctgccgccgccgccgcccggcccgcgcctGCCCAACGGGCTGGGCCGCGCCGAGGAGgcggccgagccgcgccgcggggcctcggtggcggcggcggcggcggtggcggcggggggctgccggccgcggggcgccgagTGCCTGGCGGAGCTGAGCGAGGCCATGCGGGGCCGCGCCGAGGACTGGCCCGGGAAGCCGCCGGCGGTGCGCGAGCGCCTGGCCGCCCTGGCCGGCTGCGCCCCCTTCAACGTGCGCTTCCGCAAGGACCACGCGCTGGTGGGGCGCGTCTTCGCCTTCgacgccgcgccgcggccgggcttCGAGTTCGAGCTGAAGCTCTTCGCCGAGTACCCCTGCGGCTCGGGCAGCGTCTACGCCGGCGTGCTGGGCCTGGCCAAGCAGATGTTCCACGACTGCCTGCGCGAGCCGGGCAAGGCCATCTCCTCGGGCTACAAGTACCTCGAGTACGAGAAGCGCCAGGGCAGCGGGGACTGGCGTCTGCTGGGCGAACTCTTCACCGAGGCCGTGCGCTTCTTCCGCGACCCCCCCGCGCCGGACGcgctgccccagcagccccccgagGCGGCGGGCGCCCTGCTGCCCGCCTCGCTGGCCCGCGCCCTGCCGCCGCGACGCCGGAGGAAGGCCTCGCCGGAGCCCGACGGCGAAGGCGGTGCCGGCAAGCTGACGggcgaagagcagcagcagcggcagcactGGCTGCCCCTCGCTTTGTACCCGCCGggcgacgccgccgccgccgccgccctccgcggcgACCCGTCGCCCATCGCGGCGCTGAAGACCGTGGCCGAAGCGCTGGGGGCCGGGCAGCCGCCCAaagacgccgccgccgccgccgcccggcagaACAGTGGCAGCCCGGCGTCGCCCGCCGCCCAGCAGCGCCCGGCACCGCGGGGCACCGAGGCGGCGGCTcagccggcggcgggcgccgaggcggcggcgggtgccgaagcggcggcggcggcaccgctgTGCTGCACCATCTGCCGCGAGCGCCTGGAAGATACCCACTTCGTGCAGTGCCCCTCGGTGCCCGGCCACAAGTTCTGCTTCCCGTGCTCGCGGGATTTCATCAAGGCGCAGGGTGCCGCCGGCGAGGTTTATTGCCCCAGCGGGCAGAAGTGCCCCTTGGTGGGCTCCAGCGTGCCCTGGGCCTTCATGCAGGGCGAGATCGCCACCATCCTGGCCGGCGACATCCGCGTCAAGAAGGAGCGCgacccctgagcccccccccctttccccttccccccccccaggctctTATTAACTCGctgccttgttttctttttgggagGGGGGCAcaatttggggagggggggtggtTGTGTTTTTAACCCTTTCGGACCGGAGACTCTGTATAaaaggggtgttggggggggatatttggggggggggctcaaTAACATCTGTTGGGGGGGGGAGCCCCTCCCCTGACTCTTTTTAGGGtgctgctttgggggggggggttaactgttgtcccggactcctgggcccatctcctggtgggggggaggggggagacttTGGGGGTCCTCGTGGGGGGGGCATGGGACGCCTGGGTTCTCCCCCAgcgtttgggggggggttggggtcggggggggggacGCTCAGGGTTCCCTTTTCGGTGCTAACGCCTGTAGTTACCACGTCCCctcccctgcctcagtttcccccccggggggggggcagggagaccCTACGctaaccgccccccccccagcgcagCTGAGGGCTCCCCGggaaggggtttgggggggtgaCAAGTGCCTGTCCCGGCCCCCCGTCTGGGCAGCcccccgggcggggggccgggggtcccgctCGCTCTGTTGCTTTTCGGGGACTTTTGGTCAATAAACAAACGCTTTTGGGTGGTTTTTGTTTAAGCTGCAGCTTGGCTGGTCCttgggggggggcgtgggggtgtccagggggtctggggggcactttgggggggggggcaattgGGGGTGTCCTGGGTCTCTGTGGGGCTGgttgggggggacatggggcaattgggggtgtcctgggggcctatggggctggtttgggggggctgtggggcagttttggggggctgcggggctatTGGGGGTGTCCTGGGAGTGTGGTGGGCagtttgggggtgtgtgtggggcaACTGGGGGTGTCCTGGGTCTCTGTGGGGCTGgttgggggggacatggggcaattgggggtgtcctgggggtctgtggggctgatttgggggggccgtggggcaattgggggtgtctgtggggctggttgggggggacatggggcattctgggggtgcccagggggtctgtggggcagttttggggggctgtggggcaggtaAAGGGTGTCCTGGGGGCCTATAGGGCAGGTTTGGGGGCATATGGGGCAATTGGGGGTGTCCTGGGTCTCTGTGGGGCTGgttgggggggacatggggcaatTGGGGGTGTTCTGGGTGTGTgtgggggcagttgggggggccatggggcaggtaaagggggtcctgggggcctaTAGGGCAGGTTTGGGGGCCTATGGGGCAATTGGGGGTGTCCTGGGGGCCTatggggctggtttgggggggctgtggggcagttttggggggctgcggggcaaTTGGGGGTGTCCTGGGAGTGTGgtgggcagtttggggggggccgtggggcaattgggggtgtcctgggggcctatggggcagtttgggggggacatggggcaattgggggtgtccgggggggcctatggggcagtttggggggggccatggggcaattgggggtgtccgggggggcctatggggcagtttggggggggccgtggggcaattgggggtgtccgggggggctggggggcagtttgggggggccatggggcaattgggggtgtcctggggggctgcggggcaggtcccggggggggggcggtcccggggggggtcccggtgccggtgcccgcggCCGCCAGGGGGCAGCCCAGTCCCGGTgcggggcccccggggccgcccgcccccccggtaGCGCcacccccccccggtccccccccttccccccccctccccggggtaTTTAACGGGCCGCCGCGGAGGCcccggggaggcagcggcgggacggcccggcccggcggtaCCGGCAGCCCCCGGtaccggcagccccggcggggaggggaggggaggggggggcgcggggggggctcgGTGACGATGGAGAGCCACGAGCTGCCCGACTGGAGCGGCTTCTACGGGGACCCCGCCGAGgtgggcaccgggggggggggcaccggggggggccgGGTGCCGGTTGCCCCGGGGACAGCTtgccgggccccgggggggcgggttgcaccgggccccccccggggagggaaccgggggcacccaagggtgccagGTCCCGGGTGCCCCGGGGGTGCAGTttgcaccgggacccccccgaggAGGGAaccgggggggctcgggggggcacCGGGTGCACCGGACCCCGGGGGTGCAGTTTGCACCGGGACCCCCCTGAGGAGGGAaccgggggggctcggggggcacCGGGAGCACCCAAGGGCGCCAGGTCCCGGGTGCCCCGGGGGTGCAGTttgcaccgggacccccccggggagggAACCAGGGGGGCTCGGGGGGTGGCAccggggg
Protein-coding sequences here:
- the SIRT2 gene encoding NAD-dependent protein deacetylase sirtuin-2, which gives rise to MAEQDAPGARGVEAEPGAESPASDSDADSDAGASGESEMEFLRNLLSRTLGLGGEKPEKVLDELTLEGVSRFMQSEKCRNVVCMVGAGISTSAGIPDFRSPGTGLYANLQSYNLPYPEAIFEINFFKQHPEPFFALAKELYPGQFKPTVCHYFMRLLKEKGLLLRCYTQNIDTLERVAGLEPDELVEAHGTFFTSHCLRSSCRQQYSLDWMKERIFSSLIPKCEKCQSLVKPDIVFFGESLPSRFFTLLQSDFQKVDLLLVMGTSLQVQPFASLVGRVPSSTPRLLINKEKTGQSDPFMSLMGFGSGMDFDSDKAYRHGGGPGVLGGGAGSAP
- the IRF2BP1 gene encoding interferon regulatory factor 2-binding protein 1, with product MSARRQWCYLCDLPKMPWAVVWDFSEAVCRGCVNFEGADRIEPLLEAARRLRHSHGHGHGHGAAEARPPPRPARDALPPPPPGPRLPNGLGRAEEAAEPRRGASVAAAAAVAAGGCRPRGAECLAELSEAMRGRAEDWPGKPPAVRERLAALAGCAPFNVRFRKDHALVGRVFAFDAAPRPGFEFELKLFAEYPCGSGSVYAGVLGLAKQMFHDCLREPGKAISSGYKYLEYEKRQGSGDWRLLGELFTEAVRFFRDPPAPDALPQQPPEAAGALLPASLARALPPRRRRKASPEPDGEGGAGKLTGEEQQQRQHWLPLALYPPGDAAAAAALRGDPSPIAALKTVAEALGAGQPPKDAAAAAARQNSGSPASPAAQQRPAPRGTEAAAQPAAGAEAAAGAEAAAAAPLCCTICRERLEDTHFVQCPSVPGHKFCFPCSRDFIKAQGAAGEVYCPSGQKCPLVGSSVPWAFMQGEIATILAGDIRVKKERDP